A genomic window from Helicobacter sp. MIT 21-1697 includes:
- a CDS encoding 5'-methylthioadenosine/adenosylhomocysteine nucleosidase, with product MTLGIIGAMIEEITPLLELFGDYRSRQVGGNTYYEIQKDGHKIFIAYSKIGKVHSALTSSTMILHFGCEKIIFSGVAGGLSADLKVGDLILGQKLCQYDVDISAFGHPLGFIPESKVFIESDATLNTIARSIANNQGIKLKEGIIASGDAFIADSQKKQWIIQHFGADAVEMEGAAVAVVCDLLAVPFCILRSISDSADGNADISFDEFLVSSAKRSADFVMMMCEMILSHK from the coding sequence ATGACACTTGGTATCATTGGGGCAATGATTGAAGAGATTACGCCTTTGCTTGAGCTCTTTGGCGATTATAGGAGCAGACAGGTGGGTGGCAATACTTACTATGAAATCCAAAAAGATGGGCACAAAATCTTTATCGCTTATAGCAAGATTGGTAAAGTTCATTCTGCTTTGACTTCAAGCACAATGATTTTGCATTTTGGTTGTGAAAAAATCATTTTTAGTGGCGTGGCAGGTGGCTTAAGTGCGGATTTGAAAGTGGGTGATTTAATATTAGGACAAAAGCTTTGTCAATATGATGTGGATATTAGTGCATTTGGACACCCGCTAGGCTTTATTCCTGAAAGTAAGGTTTTTATAGAATCTGATGCTACACTCAATACCATTGCACGCTCCATTGCAAACAATCAAGGCATTAAGCTTAAAGAGGGCATTATCGCTTCGGGCGATGCTTTTATTGCTGATTCTCAAAAAAAGCAGTGGATTATCCAGCATTTTGGAGCTGATGCGGTAGAAATGGAGGGAGCAGCTGTGGCTGTTGTGTGTGATTTACTTGCTGTGCCATTTTGTATTTTGCGCTCTATTAGTGATAGTGCCGATGGAAATGCTGATATAAGTTTTGATGAGTTTTTGGTCAGCTCGGCAAAACGTAGTGCCGATTTTGTGATGATGATGTGTGAGATGATTTTATCCCACAAATAA